From Nonomuraea helvata, a single genomic window includes:
- a CDS encoding biotin/lipoyl-containing protein, whose product GSWGASSTRLLSKVVAWAPDRESALRTLDRGPGPHGRPRGGHQHPVPAGPRRAPAVRAGELDTGLVERVLPELVPSVEVPGEVLAAAALAFHAMPQGDDPWEVTDGWRIGEPAWTTWRLESRGGVHAVQVRGLPGESAEIRMNDETVPARLQHSGADLTVTIGGRTDGYLHVRHADTLWLGRDGEAWALTRHLIGDPGDRPGAADMGDGVVRSPMPGTVLVVKAQVGERVREGQPLVIVEAMKMEHTVTAPRDGVVSELPVQAGQPVDMDAVLAVVSTGEL is encoded by the coding sequence GGGTCGTGGGGAGCGAGTTCGACCCGATTGCTCTCCAAGGTCGTCGCCTGGGCGCCGGACCGGGAGTCGGCGCTGAGGACGCTCGACCGCGGGCCTGGCCCGCACGGCCGTCCTCGGGGTGGTCACCAACATCCCGTTCCTGCGGGCCCTCGCCGGGCACCGGCCGTCCGAGCGGGCGAGCTGGACACCGGGCTGGTCGAGCGGGTGCTTCCCGAGCTGGTCCCGTCCGTGGAGGTGCCCGGCGAGGTGCTCGCGGCGGCGGCGCTCGCCTTCCACGCCATGCCCCAGGGCGACGACCCGTGGGAGGTCACGGACGGATGGCGGATCGGCGAGCCCGCCTGGACGACGTGGCGGCTGGAGTCCAGAGGCGGCGTGCACGCGGTCCAGGTCCGCGGCCTGCCCGGCGAGTCGGCCGAGATCCGGATGAACGACGAGACCGTCCCCGCGCGTCTCCAGCACAGCGGTGCGGACCTGACGGTCACGATCGGCGGCCGTACCGACGGCTACCTCCACGTACGCCACGCCGACACGCTCTGGCTCGGCAGGGACGGCGAGGCGTGGGCGCTCACCCGGCACCTCATCGGCGACCCCGGTGACCGGCCCGGTGCGGCGGACATGGGCGACGGCGTGGTCAGGAGCCCCATGCCCGGCACCGTTCTGGTGGTCAAGGCCCAGGTCGGGGAGCGGGTGAGGGAGGGGCAGCCGCTGGTCATCGTGGAGGCCATGAAGATGGAGCACACGGTGACCGCCCCGCGCGACGGCGTGGTCTCCGAGCTGCCGGTCCAGGCCGGCCAGCCGGTCGACATGGACGCCGTGCTGGCCGTGGTGAGCACCGGGGAGTTGTGA
- a CDS encoding hydroxymethylglutaryl-CoA lyase, giving the protein MPYHMEGLPQQVTVYEVGPRDGLQNEAAVVPVEVKAEFIDRLADAGHKVIEATSFVHPKWVPQLADADELVGRLHRKPGVRYPVLVPNQRGLDRALERGVDEIAIFASATETFAAKNLNRSLDSQFDMFEPVVARALDSGVRVRAYVSMCFGDPWEGPTPIAQVVSVGERLLGLGCYELSLGDTIGVGTPGHVTALIEAFRRPERLAVHFHDTYGQALGNTLAALRAGVTTVDASTGGIGGCPYAESATGNLATEDLVWMLRGLGIETGLDLGKLVDTSTWLARLLGRPSPSRVVQALSKG; this is encoded by the coding sequence ATGCCGTACCACATGGAAGGTCTGCCGCAGCAGGTCACCGTCTACGAGGTCGGACCGCGCGACGGGCTGCAGAACGAGGCCGCGGTCGTGCCCGTCGAGGTGAAGGCCGAGTTCATCGACCGGCTCGCGGACGCCGGCCACAAGGTGATCGAGGCGACCAGCTTCGTGCACCCCAAGTGGGTGCCGCAGCTCGCCGACGCCGACGAGCTGGTCGGCCGGCTGCACAGGAAGCCCGGCGTGCGTTACCCGGTGCTGGTCCCCAACCAGCGCGGCCTGGACCGGGCGCTCGAACGCGGCGTGGACGAGATCGCGATCTTCGCCAGTGCCACGGAGACGTTCGCCGCCAAGAACCTGAACCGGAGCCTGGACAGCCAGTTCGACATGTTCGAGCCGGTCGTGGCCAGGGCGCTGGACAGCGGCGTGCGGGTGCGCGCGTACGTGTCGATGTGCTTCGGCGACCCGTGGGAGGGGCCGACGCCGATCGCGCAGGTCGTCTCGGTCGGCGAGCGGCTGCTCGGGCTCGGCTGCTACGAGCTGTCGCTCGGCGACACGATCGGGGTCGGCACGCCGGGGCACGTGACCGCGCTGATCGAGGCGTTCCGCCGGCCTGAGCGGCTCGCCGTGCACTTCCACGACACCTACGGCCAGGCGCTCGGCAACACCCTGGCCGCGTTGAGAGCGGGCGTGACCACGGTCGACGCCTCCACGGGCGGCATCGGGGGCTGCCCCTACGCCGAGTCCGCCACCGGCAACCTGGCCACCGAGGACCTGGTCTGGATGCTGCGGGGGCTCGGCATCGAGACCGGGCTCGACCTGGGCAAGCTCGTGGACACCAGCACCTGGCTGGCGCGGTTGCTCGGCCGGCCCAGCCCGTCCCGCGTCGTGCAGGCGCTGTCGAAAGGCTGA
- a CDS encoding acyl-CoA dehydrogenase family protein: MLKDEYEELRKTVESFAREVVAPVIGDYYEREEFPYDIVRQMGAMGLFGLPFPEEYGGMGGDYFALCLALEELARVDSSVAITLEAAVSLGAMPIYRFGTDEQRGHWLPKLTSGSAMGAFGLTEPGGGSDVPGGMRTTAVLDGAEWVINGTKSFITNSGTDITAVVGVAALTGEREISTILVPSGTPGFQVSKKYSKVGWNASDTRELSFTDCRVPAANLLGERGRGYAQFLQTLDEGRIAIAALSVGLAQGCVDECLKYVRDRKAFGHPIGHYQAIQFKIADMEARAHTARLAYYHAAEKMLAGAPFKKEAAIAKLVSSNAAMDNSREATQVFGGYGFMNEFPVARFYRDAKVLEIGEGTSEVQRMLIARQLGLGDL; the protein is encoded by the coding sequence ATGCTCAAGGACGAGTACGAAGAGCTGCGCAAGACCGTCGAGTCGTTCGCCCGCGAGGTGGTCGCGCCGGTGATCGGCGACTACTACGAGCGCGAGGAGTTCCCGTACGACATCGTGCGGCAGATGGGCGCCATGGGGCTGTTCGGGCTGCCGTTCCCCGAGGAGTACGGCGGCATGGGCGGCGACTACTTCGCGCTGTGCCTGGCGCTGGAGGAGCTGGCCCGCGTCGACTCCAGCGTGGCGATCACGCTCGAGGCCGCGGTGTCGCTGGGCGCGATGCCGATCTACCGGTTCGGCACCGACGAGCAGCGCGGACACTGGCTGCCCAAGCTGACCTCTGGTTCGGCGATGGGCGCGTTCGGGCTGACCGAGCCGGGCGGCGGGTCCGACGTGCCGGGCGGCATGCGCACCACGGCCGTGCTCGACGGGGCCGAATGGGTGATTAACGGGACGAAGTCCTTCATCACGAACTCCGGCACCGACATCACCGCCGTCGTCGGCGTGGCCGCGCTCACCGGCGAGCGGGAGATCTCCACGATCCTCGTGCCGAGCGGCACGCCCGGGTTCCAGGTGTCGAAGAAGTACTCCAAGGTCGGCTGGAACGCCTCCGACACCCGCGAGCTGTCCTTCACCGACTGCCGCGTCCCCGCCGCGAACCTCCTGGGCGAGCGCGGCCGCGGCTACGCGCAGTTCCTGCAGACCCTCGACGAGGGCCGCATCGCCATCGCGGCGCTCAGCGTCGGGCTGGCGCAGGGCTGCGTGGACGAATGCCTCAAGTACGTCAGGGACAGGAAGGCCTTCGGCCACCCGATCGGCCACTACCAGGCCATCCAGTTCAAGATCGCCGACATGGAGGCCCGCGCGCACACCGCCCGCCTGGCCTACTACCACGCGGCCGAGAAGATGCTGGCCGGGGCGCCGTTCAAGAAGGAGGCCGCGATCGCCAAGCTGGTCTCGTCGAACGCGGCGATGGACAACTCGCGGGAGGCCACGCAGGTGTTCGGCGGGTACGGGTTCATGAACGAGTTCCCCGTCGCGCGTTTCTACCGGGACGCCAAGGTGCTGGAGATCGGTGAGGGTACGAGCGAGGTGCAGCGCATGCTCATCGCCCGCCAGCTCGGCCTGGGCGACCTCTGA
- a CDS encoding GNAT family N-acetyltransferase — MTAEDLLIRRAEKADADEVFALAREFGLTFRPERGAFDAALPELLANEDALLLTAVVGGRVHGYLLGFVHLTLFANGPVAWVEEAMVGSGSRRQGIGRALLEEFERWARSREAKYVAMATRRAPEFYHALGYEASATFFRKVLR; from the coding sequence ATGACGGCTGAAGATCTTCTCATCAGGAGGGCGGAGAAGGCGGACGCGGACGAGGTGTTCGCGCTGGCCCGCGAGTTCGGGCTGACGTTCAGGCCCGAGCGCGGGGCCTTCGACGCCGCCCTGCCCGAGCTGCTGGCGAACGAGGACGCCCTGCTGCTCACAGCCGTCGTCGGCGGGCGCGTGCACGGCTACCTGCTGGGGTTCGTCCACCTGACGCTGTTCGCGAACGGGCCGGTGGCCTGGGTCGAGGAGGCCATGGTCGGGTCCGGGTCGCGGCGGCAGGGGATCGGGCGGGCCCTCCTGGAGGAGTTCGAGCGCTGGGCGCGGTCGCGTGAGGCCAAATACGTGGCGATGGCCACGCGTCGGGCACCGGAGTTCTACCACGCGCTGGGTTACGAGGCCTCCGCCACGTTCTTCCGCAAGGTCCTCCGCTAG
- a CDS encoding helix-turn-helix transcriptional regulator, which produces MSIHAISPRFVGRARELAVLGDALARARAGASSTVLVGGEAGVGKTRLIREFTDRADDVLVLVGGCLELGTEGLPFAPFTAVLRGLVRELGRDGVAALVPGGTTRGLARLLPEFGEPDKDGPEARARLFEQVLGLLERLAEERPALLIVEDAHWADRSTRDLLSFLVRYQPSAAGLLIVVTYRTDELHRTHPLRPLLAELGRVEWVRRVELRRLTRREAVAQAASILEREPSPAVMDQIYARSEGNPLFVEALLSEGNGGDALPESLRDLLLAGVERLPDETQELLRVASAGGQRIEHDLLSAVAGLDESALSRALRPAVAGNVLAVDGEGYCFRHALIREALHDDLLPGEHTRLHTRFAEALERDLSILPAPRGAIELAHHWHSAHDSTWALVSAWHAAAAARKSTAYDEQLGMLSRVLELWDQVPDAAERLGRDRLDVLAQTATVAHLAGEYERSIALASAALAELDRDADPIRSAKLLRQRGLTRYDLGRAGYIEDLRDAAALVPSDQPNKLRGQVLESLSRMLHEPEVWPEKLATARLAMEIGHEVRDANVEAHSLINLTWARFGYSEIEAQLEAFTEARRIAHRDVAYNALMRCAISESDALEGAGWHERAAQVARDGVEEAGLYGLARTSGTFLSINLAEPLVSLGRWDEALEVIEHALDLAPPAPYRASLQGFATDIALARGELDRAERLLDSSRSVLSRGTFRDQTVLPHLRREVQLLRARGQVEAAVEAAARAMGERDLLATPRYSWPVLVTVASLLTSVVPQSERAAPPARPGEALPQAEAGRRGVLPVQFPAPGDAARSGSPGVLGSGALRDMGSGGSGAVGPDALRAARSGASGVVGSGASGVVGSGASPVPLSQLGASLMAWLRALGQELETDGELQQAYHLTFTALLGPEPSLGGDAADPAAWQVKAWDLAVSAWAALRQPYAEAQSLAGAASAALACGDRQEAAARLGRARELAGRLGATPLLEQLDVFARRARIGGSEEAADGHPLGLTARELEVLREVTNGRSNREIAEALFISVKTVSVHVSNILAKLGVATRGEAAATAHRLHLFDTPL; this is translated from the coding sequence GTGAGTATCCACGCCATCAGCCCTCGGTTCGTCGGGCGAGCGCGCGAGCTCGCCGTTCTGGGCGATGCGCTGGCCAGGGCGCGCGCCGGCGCGTCCTCCACCGTGCTCGTCGGCGGCGAGGCGGGGGTCGGCAAGACACGGCTGATCAGGGAGTTCACCGACCGGGCCGACGACGTTCTGGTGCTCGTCGGCGGGTGTCTGGAGCTGGGCACCGAGGGCCTGCCGTTCGCGCCGTTCACCGCCGTGCTGCGCGGGCTCGTGCGCGAGCTGGGCCGCGACGGCGTCGCGGCGCTCGTCCCCGGTGGCACCACGCGGGGGCTCGCGCGGCTGCTGCCGGAGTTCGGGGAGCCGGACAAGGACGGGCCCGAGGCGCGGGCGCGGCTGTTCGAGCAGGTGCTCGGGCTGCTGGAGCGGCTGGCCGAAGAGCGTCCAGCCCTGCTGATCGTCGAGGACGCGCACTGGGCCGACCGGTCCACCCGCGACCTGCTGTCGTTCCTGGTCCGCTACCAGCCCAGCGCGGCGGGCCTGCTGATCGTGGTGACATACCGCACCGACGAGCTGCACCGCACCCACCCGCTGCGGCCGCTCCTCGCCGAGCTGGGCCGGGTCGAGTGGGTGCGGAGGGTCGAGCTGCGCAGGCTCACCCGCAGGGAGGCCGTCGCGCAGGCGGCCAGCATCCTGGAGCGGGAGCCGTCCCCCGCCGTCATGGACCAGATCTACGCGCGCAGCGAGGGAAACCCGCTGTTCGTGGAGGCGCTGCTCAGCGAGGGGAACGGGGGTGACGCGCTGCCGGAGTCGCTGCGCGACCTGTTGCTGGCCGGCGTCGAGCGGCTGCCCGACGAGACGCAGGAGCTGCTGCGCGTGGCCAGCGCCGGCGGCCAGCGCATCGAGCACGACCTGCTCTCCGCCGTCGCCGGACTCGACGAGAGCGCGCTCTCCCGCGCGCTGCGGCCCGCGGTGGCGGGCAACGTGCTCGCCGTCGACGGCGAGGGCTACTGCTTCAGACACGCGCTGATCCGCGAGGCGCTCCACGACGACCTGCTGCCCGGCGAGCACACCCGCCTGCACACCCGCTTCGCGGAGGCGCTGGAGCGCGACCTGTCGATCCTGCCCGCGCCGCGCGGCGCGATCGAGCTGGCCCACCACTGGCACTCCGCCCACGACTCCACCTGGGCGCTGGTCAGCGCCTGGCACGCGGCCGCCGCCGCCCGCAAGTCCACCGCGTACGACGAGCAGCTCGGCATGCTCTCCAGGGTTCTCGAGCTGTGGGACCAGGTGCCCGACGCCGCCGAGCGCCTCGGCCGCGACCGGCTCGACGTGCTCGCGCAGACGGCCACGGTGGCTCATCTCGCCGGGGAGTACGAGCGGTCCATCGCGCTGGCCAGCGCCGCCCTCGCCGAGCTCGACCGCGACGCCGACCCGATCAGGTCGGCCAAGCTGCTGCGCCAGCGCGGCCTGACCCGCTACGACCTGGGCCGCGCCGGCTACATCGAGGACCTGCGCGACGCGGCGGCGCTCGTCCCCTCCGACCAGCCGAACAAACTGCGCGGCCAGGTCCTGGAGAGCCTGTCCCGCATGCTCCACGAGCCCGAGGTCTGGCCGGAGAAGCTGGCCACGGCGCGGCTCGCGATGGAGATCGGCCACGAGGTGCGCGACGCCAACGTGGAGGCGCACTCACTGATCAATCTCACCTGGGCGCGGTTCGGCTACTCCGAGATCGAGGCCCAGCTTGAGGCGTTCACGGAGGCGCGCAGGATCGCTCACCGCGACGTGGCGTACAACGCGTTGATGCGCTGCGCGATCTCCGAGTCCGACGCGCTGGAGGGGGCGGGGTGGCACGAGCGGGCCGCGCAGGTCGCCCGCGACGGGGTCGAGGAGGCGGGGCTCTACGGCCTGGCGCGCACGTCCGGCACGTTCCTGTCGATCAACCTGGCCGAGCCGCTGGTGTCCCTCGGGAGATGGGACGAGGCGCTGGAGGTGATCGAGCACGCGCTCGACCTCGCGCCGCCCGCGCCCTACCGGGCCAGCCTGCAGGGGTTCGCCACCGACATCGCGCTGGCGCGCGGGGAGCTCGACCGGGCGGAGAGGCTGCTGGATTCGTCGCGGAGCGTGCTGTCGCGCGGCACCTTCCGCGATCAGACGGTCCTGCCGCACCTGCGCAGGGAGGTGCAGCTGCTGCGGGCGCGCGGTCAGGTGGAGGCGGCCGTCGAGGCGGCCGCCCGGGCCATGGGGGAGCGCGACCTGCTCGCGACTCCGCGTTACTCCTGGCCGGTGCTGGTGACCGTCGCCTCCCTGCTCACCTCGGTGGTGCCGCAGTCCGAGCGCGCCGCACCGCCTGCCCGGCCCGGCGAGGCGCTCCCGCAGGCGGAGGCGGGCCGCCGAGGCGTCCTGCCCGTCCAGTTTCCTGCTCCGGGAGATGCCGCGCGCTCGGGCTCGCCGGGGGTTCTCGGGTCGGGCGCGTTGCGTGACATGGGCTCGGGTGGGTCGGGAGCCGTGGGCCCGGATGCGTTGCGGGCCGCACGCTCGGGCGCGTCTGGGGTCGTGGGCTCGGGTGCGTCGGGGGTCGTGGGCTCAGGTGCGTCGCCCGTGCCGCTGTCGCAGCTCGGTGCGTCGCTGATGGCCTGGCTCCGCGCGTTGGGGCAGGAGCTCGAGACGGACGGCGAGCTTCAGCAGGCGTACCACCTCACCTTCACGGCGCTGCTGGGTCCCGAGCCGTCGCTGGGCGGAGACGCCGCTGATCCGGCCGCGTGGCAGGTGAAGGCATGGGACCTGGCGGTGAGCGCGTGGGCGGCGCTGCGGCAGCCGTACGCGGAGGCTCAGAGCCTGGCGGGCGCGGCTTCGGCGGCGCTGGCGTGCGGGGACCGGCAGGAGGCGGCGGCACGGCTGGGCCGCGCACGGGAGCTCGCCGGCCGATTGGGCGCGACGCCGCTCCTGGAGCAGCTCGACGTCTTCGCGCGGCGGGCCCGGATCGGGGGCTCGGAGGAGGCGGCCGACGGGCATCCGCTGGGGCTGACGGCCCGGGAGCTGGAGGTGCTGCGGGAGGTGACGAACGGGCGGAGCAACCGGGAGATCGCCGAGGCGCTGTTCATCTCGGTGAAGACGGTGAGCGTGCACGTCTCCAACATCCTCGCCAAGCTGGGCGTCGCCACCCGGGGCGAGGCCGCCGCCACCGCCCACCGCCTCCACCTGTTCGACACACCCCTGTGA
- a CDS encoding carbohydrate kinase family protein, whose protein sequence is MTGNALLVVGDVVTDVVALHGSPVTSGTDTAADIVLRPGGSGANTAAWAARLGADVRLLARLGYDSSEWHTTELARTGVRTHITVDPDRPTAVVIAMVDRTGERTMLTNRGAGGLISEADWDPALLDGVARLHLSGYVMFADAGLRLARRAMAEAAAAGIAISLDPASTGPLRDFGVERFLRESAPAGLILPNLDEALLLTGATTAEGAAVLLSETYGTAVVKLGAQGAMAAVDGEIIATAAGVSAEVVDSTGAGDAFAAGFLTGTLQGVSEEAALEAGCRAGAECVAQVGGRPRYGLDLNRLYPIHTD, encoded by the coding sequence GTGACGGGCAACGCCCTCCTGGTCGTCGGTGACGTGGTCACCGACGTGGTGGCGTTGCACGGCTCGCCGGTCACGTCGGGCACCGACACGGCCGCCGACATCGTCCTGCGCCCCGGCGGCTCAGGCGCGAACACCGCCGCCTGGGCCGCCCGCCTCGGCGCCGACGTGCGCCTGCTGGCCCGGCTCGGCTACGACAGCAGCGAGTGGCACACCACCGAACTGGCCAGGACGGGCGTGCGCACGCACATCACCGTCGATCCCGACCGCCCGACCGCGGTCGTGATCGCGATGGTGGACAGGACCGGCGAGCGTACGATGCTCACCAACCGCGGCGCCGGCGGCCTGATCTCCGAGGCCGACTGGGACCCTGCCCTGCTCGACGGCGTCGCGCGGCTCCACCTGTCCGGCTACGTGATGTTCGCCGACGCCGGGCTGCGGCTGGCCCGGCGGGCGATGGCCGAGGCGGCGGCCGCCGGGATCGCGATCAGCCTCGACCCGGCCTCCACCGGCCCGCTGCGCGACTTCGGCGTCGAACGGTTCCTCCGCGAGTCCGCCCCCGCCGGGCTGATCCTGCCGAACCTCGACGAGGCCCTCCTGCTGACCGGCGCCACCACCGCGGAGGGCGCCGCCGTACTTTTGAGTGAGACTTACGGCACAGCGGTCGTGAAGCTCGGAGCACAGGGCGCGATGGCCGCCGTGGACGGCGAGATCATCGCGACGGCCGCGGGGGTGTCCGCCGAGGTCGTGGACTCGACGGGGGCGGGTGACGCGTTCGCCGCCGGCTTCCTCACAGGAACTTTGCAGGGTGTCAGCGAAGAGGCGGCTTTGGAGGCAGGTTGCCGTGCTGGTGCCGAATGTGTGGCCCAGGTGGGCGGTCGGCCACGGTACGGTTTGGATCTGAACCGTCTTTACCCTATTCACACTGATTGA
- a CDS encoding pseudouridine-5'-phosphate glycosidase: MRSTPDSVLQPSDEVAEALASGAPVVALESTIISHGLPQPRNLEVARELEGVVRAAGAVPATIAVLDGVPRIGLNEVELERIAGEPGLRKLGQRDLPVAAALKASGATTVSATSFLAARAGIRIFATGGLGGVHRGWTEDQDESADLDTLARTRITVVCAGVKSILDVPATLQRLETRGVTVAGYRTDTFPGFYLHSSGLPIDWRIESPDEAAAIMRGQDALGGQETALIVANPVPEDQQLDPELHDRVLAEALAAAEREGVKGQAITPFLLSYLVDGTAGASLEANLAAVRGNTALAAQIALSWARS, encoded by the coding sequence ATGCGCAGCACCCCCGACTCCGTTCTCCAGCCGTCTGACGAGGTCGCCGAGGCCCTGGCGAGTGGCGCGCCCGTCGTGGCCCTGGAGTCCACGATCATTTCCCACGGGCTGCCGCAGCCGCGCAACCTCGAGGTGGCGCGCGAGCTGGAGGGCGTCGTACGGGCCGCGGGCGCCGTGCCGGCCACGATCGCCGTGCTGGACGGCGTACCCCGCATCGGCCTGAACGAGGTGGAGCTGGAGCGCATCGCCGGCGAGCCCGGCCTGCGCAAGCTGGGGCAGCGGGACCTGCCCGTGGCCGCGGCGCTCAAGGCCAGCGGCGCGACGACCGTGTCCGCCACGTCGTTCCTGGCCGCCCGCGCCGGCATCCGGATCTTCGCCACCGGCGGGCTCGGCGGCGTGCACCGCGGATGGACCGAGGACCAGGACGAGTCGGCCGACCTCGACACGCTGGCGCGTACCCGCATCACGGTCGTCTGCGCCGGCGTCAAGTCGATCCTCGACGTGCCGGCGACGCTCCAGCGCCTCGAGACGCGCGGCGTGACCGTGGCGGGATACCGTACGGACACCTTCCCCGGCTTCTACCTGCACTCCTCCGGCCTGCCGATCGACTGGCGGATCGAGTCGCCCGACGAGGCGGCGGCGATCATGCGCGGTCAGGACGCGCTCGGCGGCCAGGAGACGGCGCTGATCGTCGCCAACCCGGTCCCCGAGGACCAGCAGCTCGACCCGGAGCTCCATGACCGGGTGCTGGCCGAGGCGCTGGCCGCCGCGGAGCGCGAGGGCGTCAAGGGGCAGGCGATCACGCCGTTCCTGCTCTCGTACCTGGTCGACGGCACCGCCGGCGCCTCCCTGGAGGCCAACCTGGCCGCCGTGCGCGGCAACACCGCCCTGGCCGCCCAGATCGCCCTGTCCTGGGCACGATCGTGA
- a CDS encoding NAD(P)/FAD-dependent oxidoreductase yields the protein MGSYDVVVAGGGHNGLVAAAYLARAGRSVLVLERQDHVGGLAISARAFPGVDVRLSRYSYLVSLLPSRIARDLGLDLELRRRRYASYTPKGDTGLLVDNEDARATAASFARVTGGEADHKAWQDFYGLTAHVARALAPTLLEPLLSASEVERLVGPEAWRDLFRQPIGRTVAERFGDDTVRGVVLTDALIGTFADPATDLLANRCFLYHVIGDGTGEWNVPVGGMGAVSGALEAAARQAGAEIRTGAEIVGISPSGEVTFAAGDGEHTVNGGHVLVNLPPAVLDRVLRRPATVPEGAQLKVNMVLTRLPRLKDASVDPRAAFSGTFHINEGRDQLDTAYQQAVRGQIPELPPAEVYCHSLTDPSILGPELRGRAETMTLFGLHMPARLFRKNPEDARKAALAATFASVNSVLAEPIEECLLKAPDGTPCVEVRTPVDLEREAGLPGGHIFHTDLSWPYAEEGGRWGVETEHERILICGASARRGGGVSGIAGHNAAMSVLGR from the coding sequence ATGGGTTCGTATGACGTGGTCGTGGCCGGAGGCGGGCACAACGGGTTGGTGGCGGCCGCTTACCTGGCCCGGGCCGGGCGCAGCGTGCTGGTGCTGGAGCGGCAGGACCACGTGGGCGGCCTGGCGATCTCCGCGCGGGCCTTCCCGGGCGTCGACGTACGGCTGTCGCGCTACTCCTACCTGGTCAGCCTCCTCCCATCCAGGATCGCCCGCGATCTCGGGCTCGACCTGGAGCTGCGCCGCCGCCGCTACGCCTCGTACACCCCCAAAGGCGACACCGGGCTGCTCGTCGACAACGAGGACGCGCGGGCGACGGCGGCCTCGTTCGCGCGCGTCACCGGCGGCGAGGCCGACCACAAGGCGTGGCAGGACTTCTACGGCCTGACCGCGCACGTGGCGCGGGCCCTCGCGCCCACGCTGCTCGAACCCCTTCTCTCCGCCTCCGAGGTCGAGCGGCTCGTCGGGCCCGAGGCGTGGCGTGACCTGTTCCGGCAGCCGATCGGCCGGACCGTGGCCGAGCGGTTCGGCGACGACACCGTGCGCGGCGTCGTGCTCACCGACGCGCTGATCGGCACGTTCGCCGACCCCGCCACCGACCTGCTGGCCAACCGCTGTTTCCTCTACCACGTGATCGGCGACGGCACCGGCGAGTGGAACGTCCCCGTCGGCGGCATGGGCGCCGTCTCTGGGGCGCTCGAGGCCGCGGCCAGGCAGGCGGGCGCCGAGATCAGGACCGGGGCCGAGATCGTCGGGATCTCGCCGTCCGGCGAGGTCACGTTCGCGGCCGGGGACGGCGAGCACACGGTGAACGGCGGGCACGTGCTGGTCAACCTGCCGCCCGCCGTGCTCGACCGGGTGCTGCGCCGTCCCGCGACGGTGCCCGAGGGGGCGCAGCTCAAGGTCAACATGGTGCTGACGAGGCTGCCTCGGCTGAAGGACGCGTCCGTGGATCCCCGGGCGGCCTTCAGCGGTACGTTCCACATCAACGAGGGACGCGACCAGCTCGACACGGCATATCAACAGGCGGTAAGAGGGCAAATCCCGGAATTGCCCCCGGCGGAGGTCTATTGCCATTCGCTGACTGACCCGTCCATTCTCGGCCCCGAGCTCCGAGGCAGGGCCGAGACGATGACGCTCTTCGGCCTCCACATGCCAGCCCGACTTTTCCGGAAAAATCCAGAAGACGCCAGAAAAGCGGCATTGGCGGCCACCTTCGCGTCCGTCAACTCCGTCCTGGCGGAGCCCATCGAGGAATGCCTGCTCAAGGCCCCCGACGGCACCCCGTGCGTCGAGGTCAGAACCCCCGTGGACCTCGAAAGGGAGGCCGGGCTTCCGGGCGGCCACATTTTCCACACCGACCTGAGCTGGCCGTACGCGGAGGAAGGTGGGAGATGGGGCGTGGAGACCGAGCATGAACGCATCCTGATATGCGGCGCGAGCGCCCGCCGGGGCGGCGGCGTGAGCGGAATCGCCGGGCACAACGCGGCCATGTCGGTGCTGGGGCGCTGA
- a CDS encoding helix-turn-helix domain-containing protein: MAGRRTDTKDRIQQVALELFAERGYEQTTLQEVAERLEITRPALYYHFRTKEAILASVVEGLLSSLEELVEWGREQPRTAEARREILRRIGELLEDQWQPLVKFAQVNQGVMQEVPTGERMRAEMLKMVSLLEVPNASPVRRFEARLAVVAVIMGSVAFPIDMDVPESERQAVAMEVAMKLISED, from the coding sequence ATGGCAGGGCGGCGGACGGACACCAAGGACCGGATCCAGCAGGTGGCGCTGGAGCTGTTCGCCGAGCGGGGATACGAGCAGACCACGCTGCAGGAGGTGGCGGAGCGGCTGGAGATCACCAGGCCGGCGCTCTACTACCACTTCCGTACCAAGGAGGCGATCCTGGCCAGCGTCGTGGAGGGGCTGCTCTCGTCGCTCGAGGAGCTGGTGGAGTGGGGTCGCGAGCAGCCCAGGACCGCCGAGGCCAGGCGGGAGATCCTGCGGCGGATCGGCGAGCTGCTCGAGGACCAGTGGCAGCCTCTGGTCAAGTTCGCGCAGGTGAATCAGGGCGTGATGCAGGAGGTGCCGACCGGCGAGCGGATGCGGGCCGAGATGCTCAAGATGGTGTCGCTGCTTGAGGTGCCGAACGCGAGTCCGGTACGGCGGTTCGAGGCGCGGCTGGCGGTGGTCGCGGTGATCATGGGGAGCGTGGCGTTCCCCATCGACATGGACGTGCCGGAGTCGGAGCGGCAGGCCGTGGCCATGGAGGTGGCCATGAAGCTGATCTCGGAGGACTGA